Proteins encoded within one genomic window of Oryza brachyantha chromosome 7, ObraRS2, whole genome shotgun sequence:
- the LOC102703792 gene encoding probable UDP-3-O-acylglucosamine N-acyltransferase 2, mitochondrial, with protein MAARTPAAAAAASSFLRSVPPRNAAGRLAWFLGGASAASSDAGIGSGEFVAWHNGGGILHRAASVDPTAVVEAGAVVHSGAVLGKDVVVASGAVVGPSVSVGQSTKIWYNVVLSNCSVGEFCTIHNGSCIGQDGFGFFVGEDGQVKKKPQMLHARIGDHVEIGANTCIDRGSWRDTVIGDETKIDNLVQIGHNVVIGKCCMICGQVGIAGSATLGDYVTLGGRVAIRDHVSIASKVRLAANSSVTKDIQKPGDYGGFPAVPINEWRRQTANLRMFSKKNGDRR; from the exons ATGGCCGCCCGgacgccagcggcggcggcggcggcgtcatcTTTTCTACGCTCCGTGCCACCGCGCAACGCCGCCGGTCGCCTCGCGTGGTTCCTGGGCGGCGCCTCCGCTGCTTCCTCCG ATGCTGGGATTGGCTCGGGGGAGTTCGTCGCGTGGCACAACGGCGGCGGAATCCTGCACAGGGCCGCGTCCGTTGACCCcacggcggtggtggaggccggcgccgtcgtgcaCTCCGGTGCTGTTCTTGGTaaggacgtcgtcgtcgcgtcaGGTGCCGTCGTCGGGCCCTCGGTGTCCGTCGGGCAGTCCACCAAGATTTG GTACAATGTTGTTTTGAGCAATTGTTCGGTGGGCGAGTTCTGCACCATCCACAACGGCTCCTGCATTGGGCAAGACG GTTTTGGTTTCTTTGTGGGGGAGGATGGACAGGTCAAGAAGAAACCACAG ATGTTGCATGCAAGAATTGGAGATCATGTGGAGATAGGCGCAAATACATGCATTGACAGAGGCag TTGGAGAGACACGGTGATTGGAGATGAAACCAAGATTGACAATCTGGTTCAG ATAGGTCACAATGTGGTTATTGGAAAATGCTGCATGATTTGCGGACAAGTAGGAATCGCTGGTTCTGCGAC GTTGGGGGACTATGTAACATTGGGCGGAAGGGTGGCAATTCGGGATCATGTGTCCATTGCTTCAAAG GTTCGACTTGCAGCAAACAGTTCAGTGACAAAGGATATACAGAAGCCCGGTGACTATGGTGGATTTCCAGCA GTCCCTATAAATGAATGGCGCAGGCAAACTGCAAACCTGCGCATGTTTTCGAAGAAAAATGGTGACAGAAGATAG